TGCTACGAAACGCGTTTAAAGGCAATAAGCACATAAAATTTGAATGATAATATTATGAATATGAATGTGTCTTTGACTGATTTTATATCAGCTGGTGCGCTTTTACTCTCGATATATGCTACTCTTCGCGCGCATAGCTGGAAAAAAGAAGAATCTGCATTTCTTGATTTACAGAGCAAGGTGAATGCTCTGATCTTAGAAAAGGAACAGCGTGAAGCGGCGCAGATAAAGCTGGCTGATCTTGGAGCCAATTTTATCAGATTAGGCAATGAAAAATATCGTCTCAAGATATTTAACAAAGGTAAATCTGCGGCGTCGGACGTTGATCTATCGTTTCCAGATGGCAATGATGTAATCCCTGAAAAGATTATTCGGGATAAATTCCCAATGGAGTTAATGGAACCAGGTCAGTCAGTGGAGTTAATCGCAGCCCCCAGTTTTGGATCAAGGCAGAAATTTGCGCTTCTAATAAGATGGAATGATTCTGACGGTGAAATGAAGGAAAAAACTCTTTATGTTACACTTTGATTGATTTCGTAGCAATGCTGGCACTATGTTTCCATTTCCGGTATTGCTTATGAAATAGTAGCATTCTCAGTTTATTGAAAGGCCTTAATATCCGCCACAGACGGCATACACAGGAGATATCAAAGAATTAATCACGTGGGCCGCGTGGTATGGGGGTGGAGGGATTTTTTGGAGGTTTAAAAGCAACGGAGGGATTGAGAGATGAGCTTTGATGAAAAAATCGCAGCACTGATTCAAAGAATTCCTAAATTGGTAGACCACCTCCAAACGGAAGAAGCTACGAAGAATGCTCTCGTAATGCCATTTATATCTGCTCTTGGATATGACGTCTTTAACCCCCAGGAGGTAATACCGGAATTTGTGGCCGATGTTGGAACAAAAAAAGGTGAAAAGGTCGATTACGCCATCATGCGAGATGGTGATGTAATAATGCTTATTGAATGCAAGTGTGCCTCATCTGATTTATCGCAAGCAAGCATGTCTCAGCTTTACAGATATTTTTCGGTTACAAAAGCCCGGATCGCAATGCTTACAAATGGGGTGCAGTGCCGCTTTTTTTCTGATCTTGAAGAACCAAACAAAATGGACGACAGGCCATTTCTCGAATTTGATCTGTTAGATCCGCGCCCCGGTGCCCTCGAGGAGATAAAAAAACTCGCAAAAGAGGACTTTGACCTTGAAGAAATGCTTAGCACTGCCAGTGAACTTAAATATACATCAGAGATTATAAAAGCATTGTCATCTCAATATGAGAGT
Above is a window of Desulfatiglans anilini DSM 4660 DNA encoding:
- a CDS encoding type I restriction endonuclease; this encodes MSFDEKIAALIQRIPKLVDHLQTEEATKNALVMPFISALGYDVFNPQEVIPEFVADVGTKKGEKVDYAIMRDGDVIMLIECKCASSDLSQASMSQLYRYFSVTKARIAMLTNGVQCRFFSDLEEPNKMDDRPFLEFDLLDPRPGALEEIKKLAKEDFDLEEMLSTASELKYTSEIIKALSSQYESPDEEFVRFFFSKTNPGARFTASAREQFTPLVSKAFSQFISDKISDRLRSALQSETKSSKSDPQEDKEPAVDNGDASKEGVITTEEELEGFRIVRAIACRVVPPGRIAHRDTKTYMGILLDDNNRKPICRLWFNTKQKYLGVFDQQKVENRIPIDDPTDIYKHSDRIISIIELYDGAMNQEKPE